A portion of the Ricinus communis isolate WT05 ecotype wild-type chromosome 10, ASM1957865v1, whole genome shotgun sequence genome contains these proteins:
- the LOC8284006 gene encoding transcription factor-like protein DPB isoform X1: MVTGGSHQEDGDKNLAATVSKGGGAARSWGNTTVSGGQSVSTSGSVGSPSSRSEQAMATPASDSTFLRLNHLDIHADDAATQDAAASNKKKKRGQRAVGADKSGRGLRQFSMKVCEKVESKGTTTYNEVADELVAEFADPGNSVSSPDQQQQYDEKNIRRRVYDALNVLMALDIISKDKKEIQWKGLPRTSLSDIEELKAERLGLRSRIEKKAAYLQELEEQYIGLQNLINRNEQLYNSGNAPSGGVSLPFILVQTRPHATVEVEISEDMQLVHFDFNSTPFELHDDNYVLKAMKFCERPQSDSVAPNLANDGGEGSSMSHVYQQQILSPGTNTPVRPSPTSPPIPGILKARVKHEH, encoded by the exons atGGTGACTGGTGGGTCCCACCAGGAAGATGGTGACAAAAACCTTGCTGCTACTGTCTCTAAAGGAGGAGGAGCCGCCAGGTCATGGGGTAACACCACTGTCTCCGGTGGTCAATCGGTGTCTACTAGTGGCAGCGTGGGTTCACCTTCTAGCCGGAGTGAACAAGCCATGGCTACACCTGCTAGTGACAGCACTTTTCTTAGGTTAAACCATCTGGACATTCACGCTGATGATGCTGCCACTCAAGATGCTGCTGC CAgtaacaagaagaaaaagagaggtCAACGGGCAGTTGGAGCTGATAAGAGTGGTAGAGGACTCCGTCAATTTAGTATGAAAG TGTGCGAAAAAGTTGAAAGTAAAGGAACAACCACATACAACGAG GTGGCAGATGAACTCGTAGCAGAGTTCGCTGACCCTGGCAACAGTGTTTCATCTCCAGATCAG CAGCAACAATATGATGAGAAAAACATAAGGCGAAGGGTATATGATGCCCTGAATGTACTCATGGCATTAGATATCATATCTAAGGATAAGAAGGAAATACAATGGAAAGGTCTTCCTCGAACTAGCCTGAGTGATATCGAAGAATTAAAG GCTGAGCGTCTTGGTTTGAGAAGtagaattgaaaagaaagctGCCTATTTGCAAGAATTGGAGGAACAA TACATAGGTCTTCAGAACCTGATAAATCGAAATGAGCAGCTATACAACTCAGGAAATGCTCCCAGTGGGGGTGTGTCCTTACCTTTTATTCTGGTGCAG ACACGCCCTCATGCAACTGTTGAAGTAGAAATATCAGAAGATATGCAGCTGGTCCATTTCGACTTTAATAG CACCCCTTTTGAGCTGCATGATGATAATTATGTTCTCAAGGCAATGAAATTTTGTGAGAGACCACAAAGTGACAGTGTAGCACCAAATCTAGCTAATGATGGAGGTGAAGGATCTAGCATGTCCCATGTGTACCAACAACAAATACTTTCCCCAGGAACAAACACACCAGTTAGACCATCCCCAACCTCACCACCTATTCCTGGAATTTTAAAAGCACGAGTCAAGCATGAGCATTAA
- the LOC8284006 gene encoding transcription factor-like protein DPB isoform X2, whose amino-acid sequence MVTGGSHQEDGDKNLAATVSKGGGAARSWGNTTVSGGQSVSTSGSVGSPSSRSEQAMATPASDSTFLRLNHLDIHADDAATQDAAANKKKKRGQRAVGADKSGRGLRQFSMKVCEKVESKGTTTYNEVADELVAEFADPGNSVSSPDQQQQYDEKNIRRRVYDALNVLMALDIISKDKKEIQWKGLPRTSLSDIEELKAERLGLRSRIEKKAAYLQELEEQYIGLQNLINRNEQLYNSGNAPSGGVSLPFILVQTRPHATVEVEISEDMQLVHFDFNSTPFELHDDNYVLKAMKFCERPQSDSVAPNLANDGGEGSSMSHVYQQQILSPGTNTPVRPSPTSPPIPGILKARVKHEH is encoded by the exons atGGTGACTGGTGGGTCCCACCAGGAAGATGGTGACAAAAACCTTGCTGCTACTGTCTCTAAAGGAGGAGGAGCCGCCAGGTCATGGGGTAACACCACTGTCTCCGGTGGTCAATCGGTGTCTACTAGTGGCAGCGTGGGTTCACCTTCTAGCCGGAGTGAACAAGCCATGGCTACACCTGCTAGTGACAGCACTTTTCTTAGGTTAAACCATCTGGACATTCACGCTGATGATGCTGCCACTCAAGATGCTGCTGC taacaagaagaaaaagagaggtCAACGGGCAGTTGGAGCTGATAAGAGTGGTAGAGGACTCCGTCAATTTAGTATGAAAG TGTGCGAAAAAGTTGAAAGTAAAGGAACAACCACATACAACGAG GTGGCAGATGAACTCGTAGCAGAGTTCGCTGACCCTGGCAACAGTGTTTCATCTCCAGATCAG CAGCAACAATATGATGAGAAAAACATAAGGCGAAGGGTATATGATGCCCTGAATGTACTCATGGCATTAGATATCATATCTAAGGATAAGAAGGAAATACAATGGAAAGGTCTTCCTCGAACTAGCCTGAGTGATATCGAAGAATTAAAG GCTGAGCGTCTTGGTTTGAGAAGtagaattgaaaagaaagctGCCTATTTGCAAGAATTGGAGGAACAA TACATAGGTCTTCAGAACCTGATAAATCGAAATGAGCAGCTATACAACTCAGGAAATGCTCCCAGTGGGGGTGTGTCCTTACCTTTTATTCTGGTGCAG ACACGCCCTCATGCAACTGTTGAAGTAGAAATATCAGAAGATATGCAGCTGGTCCATTTCGACTTTAATAG CACCCCTTTTGAGCTGCATGATGATAATTATGTTCTCAAGGCAATGAAATTTTGTGAGAGACCACAAAGTGACAGTGTAGCACCAAATCTAGCTAATGATGGAGGTGAAGGATCTAGCATGTCCCATGTGTACCAACAACAAATACTTTCCCCAGGAACAAACACACCAGTTAGACCATCCCCAACCTCACCACCTATTCCTGGAATTTTAAAAGCACGAGTCAAGCATGAGCATTAA
- the LOC8284006 gene encoding transcription factor-like protein DPB isoform X3, producing MVTGGSHQEDGDKNLAATVSKGGGAARSWGNTTVSGGQSVSTSGSVGSPSSRSEQAMATPASDSTFLRLNHLDIHADDAATQDAAASNKKKKRGQRAVGADKSGRGLRQFSMKVCEKVESKGTTTYNEVADELVAEFADPGNSVSSPDQQQYDEKNIRRRVYDALNVLMALDIISKDKKEIQWKGLPRTSLSDIEELKAERLGLRSRIEKKAAYLQELEEQYIGLQNLINRNEQLYNSGNAPSGGVSLPFILVQTRPHATVEVEISEDMQLVHFDFNSTPFELHDDNYVLKAMKFCERPQSDSVAPNLANDGGEGSSMSHVYQQQILSPGTNTPVRPSPTSPPIPGILKARVKHEH from the exons atGGTGACTGGTGGGTCCCACCAGGAAGATGGTGACAAAAACCTTGCTGCTACTGTCTCTAAAGGAGGAGGAGCCGCCAGGTCATGGGGTAACACCACTGTCTCCGGTGGTCAATCGGTGTCTACTAGTGGCAGCGTGGGTTCACCTTCTAGCCGGAGTGAACAAGCCATGGCTACACCTGCTAGTGACAGCACTTTTCTTAGGTTAAACCATCTGGACATTCACGCTGATGATGCTGCCACTCAAGATGCTGCTGC CAgtaacaagaagaaaaagagaggtCAACGGGCAGTTGGAGCTGATAAGAGTGGTAGAGGACTCCGTCAATTTAGTATGAAAG TGTGCGAAAAAGTTGAAAGTAAAGGAACAACCACATACAACGAG GTGGCAGATGAACTCGTAGCAGAGTTCGCTGACCCTGGCAACAGTGTTTCATCTCCAGATCAG CAACAATATGATGAGAAAAACATAAGGCGAAGGGTATATGATGCCCTGAATGTACTCATGGCATTAGATATCATATCTAAGGATAAGAAGGAAATACAATGGAAAGGTCTTCCTCGAACTAGCCTGAGTGATATCGAAGAATTAAAG GCTGAGCGTCTTGGTTTGAGAAGtagaattgaaaagaaagctGCCTATTTGCAAGAATTGGAGGAACAA TACATAGGTCTTCAGAACCTGATAAATCGAAATGAGCAGCTATACAACTCAGGAAATGCTCCCAGTGGGGGTGTGTCCTTACCTTTTATTCTGGTGCAG ACACGCCCTCATGCAACTGTTGAAGTAGAAATATCAGAAGATATGCAGCTGGTCCATTTCGACTTTAATAG CACCCCTTTTGAGCTGCATGATGATAATTATGTTCTCAAGGCAATGAAATTTTGTGAGAGACCACAAAGTGACAGTGTAGCACCAAATCTAGCTAATGATGGAGGTGAAGGATCTAGCATGTCCCATGTGTACCAACAACAAATACTTTCCCCAGGAACAAACACACCAGTTAGACCATCCCCAACCTCACCACCTATTCCTGGAATTTTAAAAGCACGAGTCAAGCATGAGCATTAA
- the LOC8284006 gene encoding transcription factor-like protein DPB isoform X4, which produces MVTGGSHQEDGDKNLAATVSKGGGAARSWGNTTVSGGQSVSTSGSVGSPSSRSEQAMATPASDSTFLRLNHLDIHADDAATQDAAANKKKKRGQRAVGADKSGRGLRQFSMKVCEKVESKGTTTYNEVADELVAEFADPGNSVSSPDQQQYDEKNIRRRVYDALNVLMALDIISKDKKEIQWKGLPRTSLSDIEELKAERLGLRSRIEKKAAYLQELEEQYIGLQNLINRNEQLYNSGNAPSGGVSLPFILVQTRPHATVEVEISEDMQLVHFDFNSTPFELHDDNYVLKAMKFCERPQSDSVAPNLANDGGEGSSMSHVYQQQILSPGTNTPVRPSPTSPPIPGILKARVKHEH; this is translated from the exons atGGTGACTGGTGGGTCCCACCAGGAAGATGGTGACAAAAACCTTGCTGCTACTGTCTCTAAAGGAGGAGGAGCCGCCAGGTCATGGGGTAACACCACTGTCTCCGGTGGTCAATCGGTGTCTACTAGTGGCAGCGTGGGTTCACCTTCTAGCCGGAGTGAACAAGCCATGGCTACACCTGCTAGTGACAGCACTTTTCTTAGGTTAAACCATCTGGACATTCACGCTGATGATGCTGCCACTCAAGATGCTGCTGC taacaagaagaaaaagagaggtCAACGGGCAGTTGGAGCTGATAAGAGTGGTAGAGGACTCCGTCAATTTAGTATGAAAG TGTGCGAAAAAGTTGAAAGTAAAGGAACAACCACATACAACGAG GTGGCAGATGAACTCGTAGCAGAGTTCGCTGACCCTGGCAACAGTGTTTCATCTCCAGATCAG CAACAATATGATGAGAAAAACATAAGGCGAAGGGTATATGATGCCCTGAATGTACTCATGGCATTAGATATCATATCTAAGGATAAGAAGGAAATACAATGGAAAGGTCTTCCTCGAACTAGCCTGAGTGATATCGAAGAATTAAAG GCTGAGCGTCTTGGTTTGAGAAGtagaattgaaaagaaagctGCCTATTTGCAAGAATTGGAGGAACAA TACATAGGTCTTCAGAACCTGATAAATCGAAATGAGCAGCTATACAACTCAGGAAATGCTCCCAGTGGGGGTGTGTCCTTACCTTTTATTCTGGTGCAG ACACGCCCTCATGCAACTGTTGAAGTAGAAATATCAGAAGATATGCAGCTGGTCCATTTCGACTTTAATAG CACCCCTTTTGAGCTGCATGATGATAATTATGTTCTCAAGGCAATGAAATTTTGTGAGAGACCACAAAGTGACAGTGTAGCACCAAATCTAGCTAATGATGGAGGTGAAGGATCTAGCATGTCCCATGTGTACCAACAACAAATACTTTCCCCAGGAACAAACACACCAGTTAGACCATCCCCAACCTCACCACCTATTCCTGGAATTTTAAAAGCACGAGTCAAGCATGAGCATTAA